The Gouania willdenowi chromosome 22, fGouWil2.1, whole genome shotgun sequence nucleotide sequence GAGAACCGGCTACAAGACGAACCAAAACCTCAAAAccacaaaacgacacaaaaactTGTTGCTGCTTCATTGTTGACTGTTGTGAAAGATCAGGTGGAAAAGGCAGAATTGACTGTACATGTGCTCATATCTGCATGCTTTGACCAATAGCTGAGAACTTCTTCCAATTTCTGTTTGTCTGCctctactccagtaacagcGCCCTCTAAACAAATAGCTCCGCAACTAGAAGGGAGACAAAGCAGTTGCCAGGCAACAGATAAATATTTCCTAGAACTGAAAGTGCCATCCATTCATTGCTCCTTTCAATGGAAAGTTATTAAAACGATTAAACAGCAGAATGATAaggtttgcaaaaaaaaagtcccAGTGTTGTTACTGTATCAGCACTCATGGAATGTCTCTTGGCCAATCAAATCACTTGGTCGGAACTAACTGTTGCATATTTgatgttatatacatttcacCACAGGCACCATTTATTGCAAGGACCATCCACCCTCTAATGTTGTCAATTTTCAGCTATCATGGAACAACTTTTATATCATGGTAACTTACTTCCCATACGGACAGGCGTGCTCCTCCAGTAAGAAGCTTGTGATTATCACAACTGACCCTGTGACCCCTGACACCAGCCCCAATTACAAAAGGGTGTATACAAATCATTTTTGGGGGGTTAAACTAATTCCTGCATGTAAGTGACCTCTGCATACTGAAAGACTGAGCATTGCTGATGAGTTTTAAGCTTTTGGTGAGAGCCTCATTTGGTAAGGATGACCTACAGAGCTATTATGAGCAAGCTGCCCTCTCTCTGCAGCCAGGCCATGACTGTGAAAGGAGAACTTTCTATTGGGAACAATGGTCCGTGTATTGCTTGTCTGGCTTCAATACGCAAGAACTAGGAGCATGCAGCAGCAACTTAACCTCCGTGCCTtgaaaataaagaggaaaacaaTCCATAAACAGCTACTAAAGTTAGCACGAAGAAAAGACAGAATATAGACAgatataaagaagaaaaaagtgttttttattataatgtttGACCTTGGTAAACCGGGTTTCAGACATggattaaagcttttttttctctctctcctaTTTTAGTTTGAATGTCAAACATTACAGATATTATCTTTTCACAGAAGTGCAGCTTTGGTTGGGTTTcagaatttggggaaattaggTGTTTGGGTTGGGACAAAAAGTTCTGGAAGGGCATTAACATTCAAGggttttggtaaaaaaaaaaaaaaagagagaaataaatgaactatttgttttttattgtaagtGAATCACTCAGCAAAGCCTGAAATATGCCAAAACGTATATCTTGTGTCACTGATTTTACTGTAGCGACTTATGTGTATAATGTCTGATTATAAACTAAAAACTATAAGAGGTAACAAGATAAGGTAGAATTTTAATTCTCTGTTACTTTAAATTTAACATGCATTGTGGATCTAttaagatttattattattatatttaattatcaatGAATCATCTTATATCgtgtaaataaattataatatggCTGATAGATTAGCTGGTGTCCAAATGATTAATACAATAATTTAATGGGCAATTTAATGAAATATTAGGGAACCTCTTATTATCTCCTTAAAATCAGTGGAATATAACAATTGTGCATATTTGTTTGACATATTGGACACTGGtgtcaaaatgtgaaataacgtAAAGGGACAAAGATTGAcagtgtacgtgtgtgtgtgtgtgtgtgtgtgtgtgtgtgtgtgtgtgtgtgtgtgtgtgtgtgtgtgtgtgtgtgtgtgtgtgtgtgtgtgtgtatgccaCCCTACAGTTGAGAAAGTCTGTGTTTGCCCTCTTCATTAGACATTCTAGTGTCAGAGGAAGATAAATACCAGCCTCAAAGGCTCTGCGCGCTTCGCTCCggtgtttaaatgtgttttaacagTTACTTAAGGCCGAGGAGACGCTCTGTGCCACTTCCAAATGATGGAAATGAGCTCAGAAAGTTTGCAGAGCTGGTAATAATCCGAGTTGAAAGAGAAGAATGTCCTCACAGTTAAAACCTCGGAGGCATCAATGAAAACAGACTCATTACGCACAGGAACGCAACAGGAACGATGACACTGGAGATTTTAGAGGTTTTGTCTTGATTGATTTGTGATATAAGTGGATGTTTGTGGCTGGGTGAAGCTGTAGATTCATAGGAAGCagcaggaaaaagaaaaagaaaaggcagcAGCACGTCGGCACACCGGAGTTGATTAATCCGAAACTGCTGCACAcatgttgaaaaagtttgaatagCACTGAAACCAATAAAGCAACAAAGCGAATTAAGATTGTGAAGTGACTTTGCTAAAGCGTCTGTCGGCAGCCGGGACTTAAATCAGATGATTTGGTGACATCAAGGCCTTCTCAGCGGTAATGATTACATTTGGATTTAAGATCCACGCAAAGAATTTGTAACTCAGTAAATCTGTTCCCTGCCCCCCTCCTAGAGCTCTTCAAAGTCCCTGTCATTGAATGGGTGAGGATGTTTGGCCAGCCCAGCTTGTACTGCTCCACCAATTAATTGGATACGTTGTCGGGATGTTGGTGTCTCTCATCTGCTGCTTAAAAAGACAAAGGAGCGGCGGGGGGCTGTTGACACCTCTCTGTGCTTCAGGGTATAAATGAGGAGCTGCCGGGGAACACCAGCACTCTCTCAACACGGAGCAACAGACACTGAACATGTTTGATAGCAGCATGCAGATGCCGAGCGTCCCTGTCGGAGCATTTGGATACCCCGTGCGTAATTACGCACCCCCATCCTCGTACCCGCAGTACCACGGAGCTCAGTGTGCGTCCACAGCGAAGCCTCCTGGAGGGAAATCTTTTACTATTGAGGCTCTGCTCGCTAAACCAGAGGAAACAACCAACGACCGGACGAGTCCAGCTCATTATGGAGTTAAATTCACACCGACAGCGCCTGTCCTGCCTCTGGGACCCGCAGGTTTACCGATGACACCGGCTCCGTACGTCTACTCACCCAACATGCTGCACGCCGCCATTCACACACAGCCAGGCTACCCCATGTACTGCTGCCCGTCCCTCAACTACCAGTCATCCTGCCGGGGCGCATTTTACGCACAAGGTAACCAAAAGGACATTTGTTTTTCCTATTCCATTTTAGCGCCGTTTTCAGTGAGTGTCTAACCATGTGACGTCTTCTCTGCAGCTTCGATGAATAAAGTCAACACCGGTCTGCACGCGTTTAAAAGTAAAAACGGGAAGTCCAAGAGGATGCGCACCAGTTTCACCAGTGAGCAGCTGTCCCGTCTGGAGAAGGAGTTCGCCCGGCAGCAGTACATGGTCGGCTCAGAACGGTTCCTCCTGGCTTCTTCTCTGCAGCTGACGGAATCTCAGGTGAGAAGCAAAGCCGAGATGCTCTAATATGACGTAATATATCCCTGCTTTGTTTGACGCACTTTGCATTTTATCCTCAGGTCAAAGTCTGGTTTCAAAACCGACGCATCAAGTGGCGCAAACAGAGTCTGGAGCAGCAGCAGGCCAAACTGGCCAAACTGGGCCTGGCCCCACCGAAGAGCCCCGGGTCACAGGGACACCGGGATGAAcgggatgaggatgaggagttCTATGAAAGCACTGTGGACATTGATGGTTCTGATGACACGGACAACAGCTAACCTCAGCGTTCAGGAACGAGGACTTGTATATACTGAGAAAGGAGGACTCTCTCCAAATATAAGTATTTAATGATAGATCAAAGTGCTATTTAATTTCTATGCTCTGTGCAAAGTTCACATCCAtcatagttttgtatatttgcacaaatattaaagtatatttttatgagaatcCTTGTCCTGCCTTTTACTTTCAGGTTTTCAGAGGCCAATGGGAAAATTCCTTATGGTGACTTTTATCACaccaggggccacaaaaaatgtgattgttcaAAACCGAGGGCCATATTATCAAATTCATTTAGATTAATCTCTTAACATTAATATAGGAAAGAATAAagggtttgtcattttttaaatatatttttatctcattttctgtatttcagttgtagtttttgaagttgtttttataGAAGTTTTATAGAagttatgtttgtttttctattactggtgttttttttttttgttttttttttggagtcttttgttggttttgtaaatttttctgttgttttgtctgtttttggagtcatttttgtgtatttttcttgtccttttgttcattttccttttatttagggtatttttgttgtggttttattcattttcctgagattattatttttttattttttttgtcgtcttgtttgtttgtggagCATTGTTGTGTgttcctgtgtatttttgctgtgttgtttgatttattttgtcattttgtgtgtttttggagtcattttgtgtctgcaCAGAATGACATTGAGGGCCGTCAATGGCTTAAGGTGTTAAATATCTTTTGAGACACCATATTTTGTCTTCATAGAAGGAACTTTAGCTCATGTCACATTTAAAGGAACATATGAGGTCAGAGTTACCTTTTAAAGGTTGACCATAAACAATGAAACATGACCCATCTCCAGGAGATCATACAA carries:
- the noto gene encoding homeobox protein notochord — encoded protein: MQMPSVPVGAFGYPVRNYAPPSSYPQYHGAQCASTAKPPGGKSFTIEALLAKPEETTNDRTSPAHYGVKFTPTAPVLPLGPAGLPMTPAPYVYSPNMLHAAIHTQPGYPMYCCPSLNYQSSCRGAFYAQASMNKVNTGLHAFKSKNGKSKRMRTSFTSEQLSRLEKEFARQQYMVGSERFLLASSLQLTESQVKVWFQNRRIKWRKQSLEQQQAKLAKLGLAPPKSPGSQGHRDERDEDEEFYESTVDIDGSDDTDNS